One window from the genome of Paramormyrops kingsleyae isolate MSU_618 chromosome 3, PKINGS_0.4, whole genome shotgun sequence encodes:
- the xpo1b gene encoding exportin-1 isoform X4: MPAIMTMLADHAARQLLDFSQKLDINLLDNVVNCLYHGEGPQQRMAQEVLTHLKEHPDAWTRVDTILEFSQNMNTKYYALQILETVIKTRWKILPRNQCEGIKKYVVGLIIKTSSDATNVEKEKVYIGKLNMILVQILKQEWPKHWPTFISDIVGASRTSESLCQNNMIILKLLSEEVFDFSSGQMTQVKAKHLKDSMCNEFSQIFQLCQFVMENSQNAPLVHATLETLLRFLNWIPLGYIFETKLISTLVYKFLNVPMFRNVTLKCLTEIAGVSVSQYEEQFVTLFTLTMMQLKQMLPLNTNIRLAYSNGKDDEQNFIQNLSLFLCTFLKEHGQLIEKRLNLRETLMEALHYMLLVSEVEETEIFKICLEYWNHLAAELYRESPFSTSTSPLLSGSQHFDVPPRRQLYLPVLSKVRLLMVSRMAKPEEVLVVENDQGEVVREFMKDTDSINLYKNMRETLVYLTHLDYADTERIMTEKLHNQVNGTEWSWKNLNTLCWAIGSISGAMHEEDEKRFLVTVIKDLLGLCEQKRGKDNKAIIASNIMYIVGQYPRFLRAHWKFLKTVVNKLFEFMHETHDGVQDMACDTFIKIAQKCRRHFVQVQVGEVMPFIDEILNNINTIICDLQPQQVHTFYEAVGYMIGAQTDQAVQEHLIEKYMLLPNQVWDSIIQQATKNVDVLKDPETVKQLGSILKTNVRACKAVGHPFVIQLGRIYLDMLNVYKCLSENISAAIQTNGEMVTKQPLIRSMRTVKRETLKLISGWVSRSNDPQMVGENFVPPLLDAVLIDYQRNVPAAREPEVLSTMATIVNKLGGHITGEIPQIFDAVFECTLNMINKDFEEYPEHRTHFFYLLQAVNSHCFPAFLAIPPAQFKLVLDSIIWAFKHTMRNVADTGLQILYTLLQNVAQEEAAAQSFYQTYFCDILQHIFSVVTDTSHTAGLTMHASILAYMFNLVEEGKISTTLNPTNPVNNQVFIQEYVANLLKTAFPHLQDAQVKVFVTGLFSLNQDIPAFKEHLRDFLVQIKEFAGEDTTDLFLEEREASLRQAQEEKHKLQMSVPGILNPHEIPEEMCD, from the exons ATGCCAGCAATTATGACAATGTTAGCGGACCATGCAGCTAGACAGCTGCTGGACTTCAGCCAGAAACTGGACATTAACCTGCTGGACAACGTGGTGAATTGTCTGTACCATGGAGAAGGGCCCCAG CAAAGAATGGCGCAGGAGGTGTTGACCCATTTGAAAGAGCACCCAGATGCATGGACGAGAGTTGACACCATTCTGGAGTTCTCGCAGAACATGAACACCAAA TATTATGCACTGCAGATTCTGGAAACGGTTATTAAAACGAGATGGAAGATTCTTCCCCGCAATCAGTGTGAAG gaataaaaaaatatgttgttGGTCTTATTATCAAGACCTCGTCGGATGCTACGAATGTAGAG AAGGAGAAGGTGTACATTGGAAAGCTCAACATGATCCTGGTCCAG ATCTTGAAGCAGGAGTGGCCGAAGCACTGGCCGACCTTCATCAGTGACATCGTGGGCGCCAGCCGCACCAGCGAGAGCCTGTGTCAGAACAACATGATCATCCTCAAGCTGCTGAGTGAGGAGGTCTTCGACTTCTCCAGCGGCCAGATGACGCAAGTCAAGGCTAAGCACCTGAAAGACAG CATGTGCAATGAATTCTCGCAGATATTCCAGCTCTGCCAGTTTGTCATG gaAAACTCGCAGAATGCCCCACTGGTCCATGCCACACTGGAGACTCTGCTGCGGTTCCTGAACTGGATTCCCCTGGGTTACATATTTGAAACTAAACTCATCAGTACACTTGTGTATAAG TTTCTGAATGTGCCCATGTTCCGCAACGTGACCCTGAAGTGTCTGACGGAGATCGCGGGCGTGAGCGTGAGCCAGTACGAGGAGCAATTCGTCACACTCTTCACTCTCACCATGATGCAGCTGAAGCAG ATGCTACCTCTGAACACTAACATCCGCTTGGCGTACTCCAATGGCAAGGATGATGAGCAGAACTTCATCCAGAACCTGAGCCTCTTCCTGTGCACCTTCCTGAAGGAGCATGGCCAGTTGATCGAGAAGAGGCTAAACCTGAGGGAGACCCTGATGGAG GCTTTGCATTACATGCTTCTAGTGTCAGAGGTAGAAGAAACGGAGATCTTCAAGATCTGTCTAGAGTATTGGAACCACCTGGCAGCAGAGCTGTACAGAGAGAGCCCCTTCTCCACCTCCACATCCCCACTGCTTTCTGGGAGCCAGCACTTTGATGTGCCCCCCCGCAGACAGCTCTACCTACCTGTGCTCTCCAAG GTCCGTCTGCTGATGGTCAGCCGCATGGCAAAGCCTGAGGAGGTGCTGGTGGTAGAGAATGACCAGGGAGAGGTAGTCAGGGAGTTCATGAAGGACACCGACTCCATAAACCTCTACAAGAACATGAGGGAGACGCTCG TGTATCTCACACACTTGGACTATGCGGACACGGAGCGAATAATGACAGAGAAGCTACATAATCAGGTTAACGGCACAGAATGGTCCTGGAAGAACCTCAACACTCTGTGTTGGGCAATTGGATCCATTAGCGGGGCTATGCACGAAgaggatgagaagagattcctGGTGACCGTCATAAAG GACCTCCTGGGACTTTGTGAACAAAAGCGGGGCAAGGACAACAAGGCCATCATCGCCTCCAACATCATGTACATCGTAGGCCAGTACCCTCGCTTCCTGCGGGCCCACTGGAAGTTCCTGAAAACTGTAGTTAACAAGCTCTTTGAATTCATGCATG AAACCCACGACGGCGTACAGGACATGGCATGCGACACCTTCATCAAGATTGCACAGAAATGTCGGCGGCATTTTGTCCAAGTGCAGGTGGGCGAGGTCATGCCCTTTATTGATGAGATCCTGAACAACATCAACACAATCATATGTGACCTTCAGCCTCAGCAG GTCCACACGTTTTATGAGGCTGTGGGCTACATGATTGGGGCTCAGACGGACCAGGCTGTCCAGGAGCATCTTATAGAGAAATACATGCTCCTTCCTAACCAAGTGTGGGACAGTATCATTCAGCAGGCAACTAAG AACGTGGACGTTCTGAAGGACCCGGAGACTGTGAAACAGCTGGGGAGCATCCTGAAGACCAACGTGCGGGCGTGCAAAGCTGTCGGCCACCCCTTTGTCATTCAGCTGGGCCGTATCTACCTGGACATGCTCAACGTGTACAAGTGCCTCAGCGAGAACATCTCCGCTGCCATCCAGACCAACG GCGAGATGGTCACGAAGCAGCCTTTGATAAGGAGCATGCGGACAGTTAAAAGGGAAACACTGAAGCTGATTTCGGGCTGGGTTAGCCGCTCCAATGATCCACAGATG GTCGGTGAGAACTTCGTACCACCGCTCCTGGATGCCGTCCTCATCGACTATCAGAGGAATGTCCCAGCAGCCAGGGAGCCAGAAGTCCTCAGCACCATGGCAACCATCGTCAACAAACTGGGCGGACACATCACTGGGGAAATCCCGCAGATATTTGACGCAGTGTTTGAGTGCACCTTGAATATGATCAATAAA gACTTTGAGGAGTATCCAGAGCATCGAACACACTTCTTCTATCTTCTGCAAGCGGTCAACTCTCACTGCTTCCCAGCCTTCCTGGCCATTCCTCCAGCGCAGTTCAAGCTAGTGCTGGACTCCATCATCTGGGCCTTCAAACACACCATGAGGAACGTGGCGGACACTG GTCTTCAGATCCTCTACACTCTGCTCCAGAACGTGGCCCAGGAGGAGGCTGCTGCACAGAGCTTCTATCAGACCTATTTCTGTGATATTCTGCAACATATCTTCTCTGTTGTCACAGATACATCTCACACGGCTG GTCTGACGATGCATGCATCGATCCTTGCGTACATGTTCAACCTGGTAGAGGAGGGGAAAATTAGTACCACGCTGAACCCCACGAACCCAGTCAACAACCAAGTGTTCATCCAGGAGTACGTTGCCAACTTACTCAAAACTGCGTTCCCACACCTGCAAGA TGCCCAGGTGAAGGTATTTGTAACAGGGCTGTTCAGCCTAAATCAAGATATTCCTGCATTCAAGGAGCACCTCCGAGACTTCCTGGTGCAGATAAAG GAGTTTGCTGGTGAGGACACCACGGACCTATTCCtggaggagagggaggcctcGCTGCGGCAGGCCCAGGAAGAGAAACACAAGCTGCAGATGTCCGTCCCTGGGATCCTGAACCCCCACGAGATTCCGGAGGAGATGTGCGACTGA